One Caldalkalibacillus salinus genomic region harbors:
- a CDS encoding AHH domain-containing protein — MTGWNAHHIVAAGAQDPAAINSRVLLEKFDIDFNSAANGIRLPKIKGCSHYNLPDYDGTMLVVATHNGGHTKNYYEYVYRRLSEVVKRTNTYTLTI; from the coding sequence ATAACAGGTTGGAATGCTCATCACATTGTAGCTGCTGGAGCACAGGATCCAGCTGCGATTAACTCAAGAGTTCTCTTAGAAAAATTCGACATAGATTTTAATTCTGCCGCGAATGGTATACGGCTTCCAAAAATAAAAGGATGTTCTCACTATAACCTCCCTGACTATGATGGTACTATGTTAGTAGTGGCCACTCATAATGGGGGGCATACAAAGAACTATTATGAATATGTCTACAGAAGGCTTTCTGAAGTTGTAAAACGTACGAATACCTATACCCTGACCATTTAG
- a CDS encoding imm11 family protein: MKIWLLNNNIDGYEYFGYKNEKDAKVFTFGFRGNRMADQWEKVELVTYENGKESDFPGFPTPIFSSTAKQVLDEIISGAVEFLPIYHKNGTYYALNVINIVNGLDYNKSLLIRDKELDIVNDVKRYSFIEDVVRVESIFKLPEFRATRIFVTDLFKKRVEETGLVGFEFHEVWDSEKDYSLEEAEKALPTIHPIEDEYYSFDIAWKMAEQGEVAAASGEWKIKRSKNGQYMVIGKWTGTRYDYFLPHYVPPILLEMKWKIVKIEY, translated from the coding sequence ATGAAAATTTGGCTTCTCAATAACAATATTGATGGATATGAATACTTTGGATACAAAAACGAAAAAGATGCAAAAGTATTCACCTTTGGATTTCGAGGAAATAGAATGGCGGATCAATGGGAAAAAGTTGAGTTAGTAACTTACGAGAATGGCAAGGAATCTGACTTCCCAGGATTCCCCACACCCATATTCAGTAGTACGGCTAAACAGGTATTAGATGAAATTATAAGTGGAGCTGTGGAATTTCTACCTATATACCATAAAAATGGAACGTATTATGCTCTCAATGTTATAAATATAGTTAACGGTTTAGATTACAATAAATCACTCTTAATAAGAGACAAAGAATTAGATATTGTAAACGATGTTAAACGATATTCTTTTATTGAAGATGTAGTAAGAGTTGAGTCTATATTTAAATTACCTGAATTTAGAGCAACAAGGATCTTCGTCACAGATCTCTTCAAAAAGCGTGTTGAAGAAACTGGACTCGTAGGGTTTGAATTCCATGAAGTTTGGGACTCAGAAAAGGACTACTCTCTTGAAGAGGCAGAGAAAGCCTTACCGACAATTCACCCAATTGAGGACGAGTATTACTCCTTTGATATCGCTTGGAAAATGGCCGAACAGGGAGAAGTTGCTGCCGCAAGTGGTGAATGGAAGATAAAGAGATCCAAGAATGGTCAGTATATGGTCATTGGTAAATGGACAGGAACACGCTATGACTATTTTCTT